The following coding sequences lie in one Kribbella sp. NBC_00709 genomic window:
- a CDS encoding VOC family protein, producing the protein MLRGFATVSFYAADVKAARAWYEELLGIEAYYAVPSAEDPAYVEFRFGDFQCELGIIDAKYATHQVASGPAGAVIHWHVDNLEAELQHLLDHGATLQEPITERGNNTGFRTASVVDPFGNLIGIMNNPHYLQILEGLKAQSV; encoded by the coding sequence ATGTTGCGAGGATTCGCCACCGTCAGCTTCTACGCCGCGGATGTGAAGGCGGCACGCGCCTGGTACGAGGAGTTGCTCGGCATCGAGGCGTACTACGCCGTGCCGAGTGCCGAGGACCCGGCGTACGTCGAGTTCCGCTTCGGCGACTTCCAGTGCGAGCTGGGGATCATCGACGCGAAGTACGCGACCCACCAGGTCGCGTCGGGCCCCGCCGGCGCCGTCATCCATTGGCACGTCGACAACCTGGAAGCCGAGCTCCAGCACCTCCTCGACCACGGCGCCACCCTCCAGGAGCCGATCACCGAGCGCGGCAACAACACCGGCTTCCGCACCGCGTCCGTCGTCGACCCGTTCGGCAACCTCATCGGCATCATGAACAACCCGCACTACCTACAGATCCTCGAAGGCTTGAAGGCTCAGAGCGTCTAG
- a CDS encoding IclR family transcriptional regulator domain-containing protein, producing the protein MASDASTGTFLQGLERGLAVIRAFSADAPSLTLSEVARAVGITPATARRILLTLEELGYVRSDHRRFSLTPRVLALGWAYLSSLDLGELAGPFMEELSAKTRESCSIATLDLPDIVYVARVPTSRIMTVALGVGARLPAYPTSMGRVLLSGLPDDELTTYLDSLRAEALTNRTVTSAGDLRATIVQARADGYALVDQELEQGLRSIAAPIHNSRGRVIAALNVSAHASRSTPTSLRTEALPHLQEAAAQITTALTHRGNF; encoded by the coding sequence ATGGCGAGTGACGCGTCTACAGGCACGTTCCTGCAAGGCCTGGAGCGAGGGCTCGCGGTGATCCGCGCATTCTCCGCGGACGCTCCCTCCCTGACGTTGAGCGAGGTGGCGCGAGCGGTCGGGATCACGCCCGCGACCGCCCGGCGGATCCTGCTCACCCTGGAGGAGTTGGGATACGTGCGCAGCGACCACCGGCGCTTCTCGCTCACCCCGCGCGTACTCGCCCTGGGCTGGGCCTACCTGTCCTCGCTGGACCTCGGCGAACTCGCCGGCCCGTTCATGGAGGAGCTGAGCGCCAAGACCCGCGAGTCCTGCTCGATCGCGACCCTCGACCTCCCGGACATCGTGTACGTCGCCCGCGTGCCGACGAGCCGGATCATGACGGTCGCCCTCGGCGTCGGCGCCCGGCTCCCGGCGTACCCGACCTCGATGGGCCGCGTCCTGCTCTCGGGCCTGCCGGACGACGAGCTCACGACGTACCTCGATTCACTGCGGGCCGAAGCGCTCACCAACCGCACCGTCACCTCCGCCGGCGACCTGCGGGCGACGATCGTCCAGGCCCGCGCCGACGGCTACGCACTGGTCGATCAGGAGCTCGAGCAGGGCCTCCGCTCGATCGCCGCCCCCATCCACAACTCGCGCGGTCGCGTCATCGCCGCCCTCAACGTCTCCGCCCACGCCTCCCGCTCGACCCCTACCTCACTGCGCACCGAGGCCCTCCCGCACCTCCAGGAAGCGGCAGCCCAGATCACCACCGCCCTGACCCACCGCGGGAACTTCTAG
- a CDS encoding maleylacetate reductase, with protein sequence MPRPADPGFVHTFLPGRVVFGAGTLDRVADEVANLEVRRVLVMATNSARDAADVVEVQLGDRFAGRIDGVAQHVPTAVAEHARAKAREVDADGIIAIGGGSAIGLAKAVALTSADGLAIVAVPTTYAGSEMTPVWGETAGGSKTTGTDLRVLPRVVVYDPVLSLHLPKKVTAASVANAIAHCVEAVWTPKADPITEVTAVEGVRALAAGLNKVVTDPTDLDARSNLLYGACLAGSALATAGTGLHHKLCHLLGGTYNLPHAETHAAVLPQVVRVNAPAVPQAAAQLHAALGGVDSNAADASTPDLAGGLFDLFAAAGVPTSLRELGLTEEQAVEAVKTFKPTDNPIPVTEDLVREILTRAWAGTRP encoded by the coding sequence ATGCCGCGTCCAGCTGATCCCGGATTCGTGCACACGTTCCTGCCCGGGCGGGTGGTGTTCGGGGCGGGCACGCTCGATCGGGTCGCCGACGAGGTCGCAAACCTCGAGGTACGACGAGTGCTGGTTATGGCGACGAACTCCGCTCGGGACGCGGCCGACGTGGTCGAGGTCCAGCTGGGCGATCGATTCGCGGGACGGATCGACGGTGTGGCGCAGCACGTGCCGACCGCGGTCGCGGAGCACGCTCGCGCCAAGGCGCGCGAGGTCGACGCCGACGGGATCATCGCGATCGGCGGCGGTTCAGCGATCGGGCTCGCAAAGGCAGTCGCACTCACAAGTGCCGACGGGCTGGCGATCGTTGCGGTGCCGACGACATACGCGGGGTCCGAGATGACGCCGGTGTGGGGAGAGACGGCTGGCGGGAGCAAGACGACCGGGACGGATCTGAGGGTGCTGCCGCGGGTCGTGGTCTATGACCCGGTGTTGAGTCTGCACTTGCCGAAGAAGGTCACCGCGGCGAGCGTGGCCAACGCGATCGCGCATTGCGTCGAGGCTGTCTGGACACCGAAGGCGGATCCGATCACCGAGGTCACCGCCGTCGAAGGGGTACGCGCGTTGGCTGCCGGCCTCAACAAAGTGGTGACCGACCCCACCGATTTAGATGCCCGCAGCAACCTTCTGTACGGCGCATGCTTGGCCGGGTCGGCGTTGGCGACAGCTGGGACAGGACTGCACCACAAGCTGTGCCACCTGCTCGGAGGTACCTACAATCTCCCGCACGCGGAGACGCATGCGGCGGTCCTACCGCAGGTTGTCCGCGTCAACGCGCCCGCGGTGCCGCAAGCAGCAGCACAGCTACACGCCGCACTGGGCGGGGTCGACTCAAACGCAGCAGACGCCAGCACACCTGATCTGGCCGGCGGGTTGTTCGACCTGTTCGCGGCAGCCGGTGTGCCCACGAGTTTGCGGGAGCTCGGGCTGACCGAGGAGCAGGCGGTCGAAGCAGTGAAGACGTTCAAGCCCACCGACAACCCGATTCCCGTGACCGAGGACCTGGTGCGCGAGATCCTCACCCGCGCCTGGGCCGGCACGCGACCTTGA
- a CDS encoding intradiol ring-cleavage dioxygenase: MDLQGDDLTEAVVASFDGSASDRYKTVMSALVRHLHAFAREVDLTEDEYFTAIDFLTRTGQISTGTRQEFVLLADVFGLSMLTVGLGNRKPPEATQSTVFGPFFVEGSPEAQLGDDIANGAPGQPCLVSGKVLNTKGEPIAGALVETWQADEDGFYDVQKDLDGPQNRAHLTTDAEGNYRFWAVKPVAYPIPDDGPVGELLRAGGRGPMRPAHIHFMVTAPGYARLITHVFAAGDEYLDTDAVFGVKQSLIADFTEHQDDGKTYYSVEYDLVLATTEETQA; encoded by the coding sequence ATGGATCTGCAAGGCGACGACCTGACCGAGGCCGTGGTGGCCAGCTTCGACGGCAGCGCGAGCGACCGCTACAAGACGGTGATGAGCGCCCTCGTGCGCCACCTGCACGCGTTCGCGCGGGAGGTGGACCTGACCGAGGACGAGTACTTCACCGCGATCGACTTCCTCACCCGGACCGGCCAGATCTCCACCGGTACGCGGCAGGAGTTCGTACTGCTGGCCGACGTATTCGGACTGTCGATGCTCACCGTCGGGCTCGGCAACCGCAAGCCGCCGGAAGCGACCCAGTCCACTGTGTTCGGCCCGTTCTTCGTCGAAGGATCGCCGGAGGCACAGCTCGGCGACGACATCGCGAACGGCGCCCCCGGACAGCCCTGCCTGGTGAGCGGCAAGGTCCTGAACACCAAGGGCGAGCCGATCGCCGGCGCACTCGTCGAGACCTGGCAGGCCGACGAGGACGGGTTCTACGACGTCCAGAAGGATCTCGACGGACCGCAGAACCGGGCGCATCTGACAACCGACGCTGAAGGCAACTACCGGTTCTGGGCGGTGAAGCCGGTCGCCTATCCGATCCCGGATGACGGCCCGGTCGGCGAGCTGCTCCGCGCCGGCGGTCGTGGTCCGATGCGACCGGCGCACATCCATTTCATGGTCACCGCACCGGGATACGCACGCCTCATCACCCATGTCTTCGCGGCCGGGGACGAGTACCTGGACACGGACGCGGTCTTTGGAGTCAAACAATCCCTGATCGCCGATTTCACCGAACATCAGGACGACGGCAAGACCTACTACTCCGTCGAGTACGACCTGGTGCTCGCGACCACCGAGGAGACGCAAGCGTGA
- a CDS encoding FAD-dependent oxidoreductase: MITTDVLIVGSGPAGGAASLFLSTYGVDNIVLTRYGWTANTPRAHITNQRTIELMRDMGIEDQILDNGTAHDLMGQTAFCTSLAGEEIGRIRTWGTHPRRLADYTEASPCLPCDLPQTLFEPILVSTAASRGAQLRFNTEYLSLEQDDDGVTATVRDRLSDTTYQIRAKYLIGADGGRSKVAQDIELPMAGAMDIEGSMNIVFEADLSRYVAHRPSVLYWVLQPGAQIGGIGAGLVRMVRPWNEWLIVWGYDINQPAPVVDEAMATEIVHNLVGDDTIDVKLKGTSVWSVNHMYAEKASKGRVFCMGDAIHRHPPSNGLGSNTSIQDAYNLAWKLALVLKGQAAPELLQTYDDERTPIAKQIVDRANKSRNQFGQIFRALGMTPDAPAGRTIESRKDDTPEGAAQREELRKAIELKDYEFNAHGVELGQRYSSSAVIADGTPEPAYERDHELYYHPTTWPGARIPHCWLTRGTDTVSTLDVVGKGRFTLLTGIGGDAWVKAAQSVSEQLGVPIEPYVIGPGRELDDLYGDWARVREIPDDGCLLVRPDAHIAYRSFEQPDDPTDVLKQAVSTLLGR; this comes from the coding sequence GTGATCACGACAGACGTTCTCATCGTCGGCAGCGGCCCCGCCGGCGGCGCCGCCTCCCTCTTCCTGTCCACGTACGGCGTCGACAACATCGTCCTGACCCGCTACGGCTGGACCGCGAACACACCCCGCGCACACATCACCAACCAGCGCACGATCGAACTCATGCGCGACATGGGGATCGAGGACCAGATCCTCGACAACGGCACCGCCCATGACCTGATGGGGCAGACGGCGTTCTGCACCAGCCTGGCGGGCGAGGAGATCGGCCGGATCCGCACCTGGGGCACGCATCCACGCCGGCTCGCCGACTACACCGAAGCGAGCCCCTGCCTCCCGTGCGATCTCCCGCAGACCCTGTTCGAGCCCATCCTCGTCAGTACCGCGGCCAGCCGCGGCGCTCAGCTCCGCTTCAACACGGAGTACCTCTCGTTGGAGCAGGACGACGACGGCGTCACCGCGACTGTGCGGGACCGGCTGAGCGACACGACGTACCAGATCCGCGCCAAGTACCTGATCGGTGCGGACGGCGGGCGCAGCAAGGTTGCCCAGGACATCGAACTGCCGATGGCCGGTGCGATGGACATCGAGGGTTCGATGAACATCGTCTTCGAGGCCGACCTGAGCCGGTACGTCGCCCATCGCCCGAGCGTCCTGTACTGGGTCCTCCAGCCGGGCGCGCAGATCGGCGGAATCGGCGCCGGCCTGGTCCGCATGGTCCGCCCGTGGAACGAATGGCTGATCGTCTGGGGCTACGACATCAATCAGCCCGCGCCGGTGGTCGACGAGGCGATGGCGACCGAGATCGTGCACAACCTGGTCGGCGACGACACCATCGACGTGAAGCTGAAGGGTACGTCGGTCTGGAGCGTCAACCACATGTACGCCGAGAAGGCCTCCAAGGGCCGCGTCTTCTGTATGGGCGACGCGATCCACCGGCATCCGCCGAGCAACGGGCTCGGCTCGAACACGTCGATCCAGGACGCGTACAACCTCGCCTGGAAGCTCGCCCTTGTACTGAAGGGACAGGCCGCGCCCGAGCTCCTGCAGACGTACGACGACGAGCGAACGCCGATCGCGAAGCAGATCGTTGACCGCGCCAACAAGAGTCGCAATCAGTTCGGGCAGATCTTCCGCGCGCTCGGGATGACTCCGGACGCGCCGGCCGGACGGACGATCGAGTCCCGCAAGGACGACACCCCGGAGGGCGCCGCCCAGCGCGAGGAGTTGCGGAAGGCGATCGAGCTGAAGGACTACGAGTTCAACGCGCACGGTGTCGAGCTCGGGCAGCGTTACAGCTCATCCGCCGTGATCGCGGACGGTACGCCGGAACCGGCGTACGAGCGGGATCACGAGCTGTACTACCACCCGACGACCTGGCCCGGCGCCCGGATCCCGCACTGCTGGCTGACCCGTGGGACCGACACCGTCAGCACGCTGGACGTGGTCGGCAAGGGCCGGTTCACGCTGCTCACCGGCATCGGTGGCGATGCGTGGGTGAAGGCGGCGCAGTCGGTGTCCGAGCAGCTCGGCGTGCCGATCGAACCGTACGTGATCGGGCCTGGTCGCGAGCTGGACGACCTGTACGGCGACTGGGCGCGGGTGCGCGAGATCCCGGACGACGGGTGTCTGCTCGTTCGTCCGGACGCGCACATCGCCTACCGTTCGTTCGAACAGCCCGACGACCCGACGGATGTGCTGAAGCAGGCGGTCAGCACCTTGCTAGGCCGCTGA
- a CDS encoding alpha-amylase family protein, which yields MWADHAIWWQIYPLGFTANRPTGLAHLENWLDYAIELGCNGILLGPIFASETHGYDTVDHFRIDLRLGDDADFDRLVAKAHDRGLRIALDGVFNHVARTFVHPEWFRGDGATFEGHEHLVALDHSNPAVAQYVGDVLRHWLDRGVNAWRLDAAYAVPPEFWRNVLPRDRDAWYFGEVIHGDYAGYVEKSGLDSVTQYELWKAIWSSLNDRNFFELSYALGRHNALLDTFVPQTFVGNHDVTRIATRLEDERHLGHALAILFAVGGVPSIYSGDEQAFRGLKEDRAGGDDAIRPPFPDTPDGLAPDGWPTYRLHQELIGLRRRHSWLTRARTTVEHVTNQTIALRARNGDESVLLLLNVSDSDAQFPIDDAVVVPPHSWKFLTHP from the coding sequence ATGTGGGCTGACCACGCGATCTGGTGGCAGATCTACCCCCTCGGCTTCACTGCCAACCGCCCCACGGGCCTGGCCCATCTGGAGAACTGGCTCGACTACGCGATCGAGCTGGGGTGCAACGGAATCCTGCTCGGTCCCATCTTTGCGTCCGAGACACACGGCTACGACACCGTCGATCACTTCCGCATCGACCTTCGCCTGGGCGACGACGCCGACTTCGACCGCTTGGTCGCGAAGGCGCACGACCGCGGTCTGCGGATCGCCCTCGATGGCGTCTTCAACCACGTGGCTCGCACGTTCGTCCATCCCGAGTGGTTCCGCGGCGACGGCGCTACCTTCGAGGGCCACGAGCACCTGGTTGCCCTCGACCACAGCAACCCGGCCGTCGCGCAGTACGTCGGTGACGTGCTCCGCCACTGGCTGGACCGCGGCGTGAACGCCTGGCGCCTCGACGCGGCGTACGCCGTCCCGCCCGAGTTCTGGCGCAACGTGCTGCCACGCGACCGCGACGCGTGGTACTTCGGCGAGGTGATCCACGGCGACTACGCCGGGTACGTCGAGAAGAGCGGCCTCGACTCGGTCACGCAGTACGAACTGTGGAAGGCGATCTGGAGCTCCCTCAACGACCGCAACTTCTTCGAGCTGTCGTACGCGCTGGGTCGGCACAACGCGCTGCTCGACACCTTCGTCCCGCAAACCTTCGTGGGGAATCACGACGTGACGCGCATTGCGACTCGCCTCGAGGACGAGCGGCATCTCGGTCATGCGCTGGCGATCCTGTTCGCGGTCGGCGGCGTACCGAGCATCTACTCCGGTGACGAGCAGGCGTTCCGCGGTCTGAAGGAGGATCGCGCCGGCGGCGACGACGCGATCCGTCCGCCGTTCCCGGACACGCCCGACGGGCTGGCACCGGACGGCTGGCCGACGTACCGCCTCCACCAGGAGCTGATCGGCCTGCGGCGACGCCACTCGTGGCTCACGCGCGCCCGGACGACCGTCGAGCACGTGACCAACCAGACGATCGCGCTACGCGCCCGCAACGGCGACGAATCGGTGCTGCTCCTGCTCAACGTCTCGGACTCCGACGCGCAGTTCCCGATCGACGACGCGGTCGTCGTCCCGCCGCACAGCTGGAAATTCTTGACACATCCGTAA
- a CDS encoding FUSC family protein, which yields MSVHLMHWSRDTPVVPAQLVTATLAMAAPITYGVTTDHLTHASFAALGALAMPHLRRLDRAQTALGVVVSGAALAGAWLGGLGWSGAAGVVLLAAVAAVVGGFSRWMADATTRFVTFLVMATGLGAADPWEVARWFAVGVAWAIVLGLAAASFASAEPEAARPTYRQLWRRWRTRLRQFEGWRYAVQLVPALAVAEVIGALWHQEKGYWIALAVVIVVRRRGGSLLRATQRCAGTCAGVLIGGLLILWVPPSWAIVAVVSILAGLRPLLKERNYAAYATVITPLVVLLMDLGRTPELSTVGYRLVDTVIGCLIAIVPTLLLRRRHVG from the coding sequence ATGAGCGTCCATCTCATGCACTGGTCCCGGGATACGCCTGTCGTCCCGGCCCAGTTGGTCACCGCGACCCTCGCCATGGCCGCTCCCATCACGTACGGCGTCACGACCGACCACCTGACCCACGCCTCCTTCGCAGCCCTCGGTGCCCTGGCCATGCCGCACCTTCGCAGGTTGGACCGTGCGCAAACTGCCCTGGGGGTTGTTGTCAGTGGGGCTGCGTTGGCGGGGGCCTGGTTGGGTGGGCTTGGGTGGAGCGGCGCGGCGGGGGTTGTGCTGCTCGCAGCGGTGGCCGCCGTGGTGGGCGGGTTCAGCCGGTGGATGGCCGATGCGACGACGCGGTTCGTCACGTTTCTCGTGATGGCGACCGGGCTGGGTGCGGCGGATCCGTGGGAGGTGGCTCGATGGTTCGCGGTCGGGGTCGCGTGGGCGATCGTGCTGGGGTTGGCCGCGGCGTCTTTCGCTTCCGCGGAGCCTGAGGCCGCGCGGCCGACGTACCGGCAGTTGTGGCGGCGGTGGCGGACCAGGCTTCGGCAGTTCGAGGGTTGGCGGTACGCCGTGCAGTTGGTGCCCGCGCTTGCTGTTGCGGAGGTGATCGGTGCGCTGTGGCATCAGGAGAAGGGGTACTGGATCGCGCTCGCCGTGGTGATCGTCGTCCGGCGCCGCGGCGGATCGTTGCTTCGGGCAACGCAACGCTGCGCCGGCACCTGCGCCGGCGTACTGATCGGCGGCTTGCTGATCCTCTGGGTGCCGCCGTCGTGGGCGATCGTGGCGGTCGTCAGCATCCTCGCCGGACTGCGGCCGTTGCTGAAGGAACGCAACTACGCTGCCTACGCCACCGTCATCACCCCGCTGGTGGTTCTGCTGATGGACCTCGGCCGTACGCCGGAGTTGTCCACCGTCGGGTACCGGCTCGTCGACACCGTGATCGGCTGCCTGATCGCGATCGTTCCTACGCTGCTGTTGAGGAGAAGACATGTGGGCTGA
- a CDS encoding MarR family winged helix-turn-helix transcriptional regulator has translation MEAYDTAIALRRTSTRLALRLRAERTGDGLGSTGVAVLGQLHRRGALTASEIAAAERVQPQSLTRVLASLEEQGLIAREQDPHDRRRHTIELSDRGRQLLEEHMKSSDDWLAEAIETRLNPTERAVLQLAAGILDQLLDA, from the coding sequence GTGGAAGCGTATGATACGGCGATTGCGCTCAGGCGGACCAGCACTCGGCTGGCCTTGCGGCTGCGCGCTGAGCGGACGGGTGACGGCCTGGGAAGTACGGGCGTCGCTGTTCTGGGACAGCTGCACCGGCGGGGAGCACTGACGGCGAGCGAGATCGCGGCGGCCGAGCGGGTGCAGCCGCAGTCGTTGACGCGGGTGCTGGCGAGTCTCGAGGAGCAGGGGCTGATCGCGCGCGAACAGGACCCCCACGACCGCCGCCGGCACACGATCGAGCTCAGCGACCGCGGGCGTCAACTGCTCGAAGAACACATGAAGAGCTCCGATGACTGGCTGGCCGAAGCCATCGAAACCCGGCTCAACCCGACCGAGCGCGCCGTACTCCAGCTGGCCGCGGGGATCCTGGATCAGCTGCTCGACGCCTGA
- a CDS encoding TrmH family RNA methyltransferase, with protein MVGPSEVGVGPWVGDWPDDPRLDPELLADGDRRNVVDKYRYWKLAAIVEDLDKQRNPFHVAIENWQHDLNIGSVVRTANAFLAAEVHIVGHRKWNRRGAMVTDRYQHVRHQPALADLASYAAERELPVIGIDNLPGSVPLETYDLPRGCILLFGQEGPGLTEDAHAICTAVLSIAQFGSTRSINASAAAAIAMHAWIRRHTFGQASSS; from the coding sequence ATGGTCGGGCCGAGTGAGGTCGGCGTCGGTCCGTGGGTGGGTGACTGGCCGGACGACCCGCGGCTGGACCCGGAGCTGCTCGCCGACGGCGATCGGCGCAACGTCGTGGACAAGTACCGGTACTGGAAGCTCGCTGCGATCGTCGAGGACCTGGACAAGCAGCGGAACCCGTTCCACGTCGCGATCGAGAACTGGCAGCATGATCTGAACATCGGCTCGGTGGTCCGGACGGCAAACGCGTTCCTCGCGGCGGAGGTCCATATTGTCGGCCACCGGAAGTGGAACCGGCGCGGCGCGATGGTCACCGATCGGTACCAGCATGTCCGCCATCAGCCGGCGCTCGCCGACCTGGCGTCGTACGCCGCTGAACGCGAGCTGCCGGTCATCGGCATCGACAACCTGCCCGGCTCGGTCCCGTTGGAGACCTACGACCTACCGCGTGGATGCATTCTGCTCTTCGGTCAGGAGGGTCCTGGGCTGACCGAGGACGCCCATGCGATCTGCACAGCCGTCCTCTCGATCGCACAGTTCGGCTCGACCCGCAGCATCAACGCCAGCGCCGCCGCCGCAATCGCCATGCACGCGTGGATCCGCCGCCACACCTTCGGTCAGGCGTCGAGCAGCTGA
- a CDS encoding DedA family protein yields MLPIVAMLMPNWMDPEYLLQWMGNWALWGTLIVVFIECGVLFPILPGDSLLFAVGLFIARGTIDVPLWLACVLLTVAAFLGNVSGYYIGRFLGTSLFKNPNARILKPKYIEQTHDFFERYGPRALVMARFVPIVRTFVTIVAGAGKMDARKFFLWTAVGAVLWAPTITLLGHALGNVEFIHKNLEAALILLVLVSLIPMVVEYFLAKRRNRNKSGGAGGSGAAKHAAPKHAVPND; encoded by the coding sequence GTGCTTCCTATTGTCGCGATGCTGATGCCGAACTGGATGGACCCGGAGTACCTCCTGCAGTGGATGGGTAACTGGGCCCTCTGGGGCACGCTGATTGTGGTGTTCATCGAGTGCGGGGTGTTGTTCCCGATCCTGCCCGGTGACTCGCTGCTGTTCGCCGTCGGCCTGTTCATCGCGCGCGGCACCATCGACGTCCCGCTCTGGCTGGCCTGCGTGCTGCTGACCGTCGCCGCGTTCCTCGGCAACGTGTCCGGCTACTACATCGGCCGATTCCTCGGTACGTCACTGTTCAAGAACCCGAATGCCCGGATCCTGAAACCGAAGTACATCGAGCAGACGCACGACTTCTTCGAGCGGTACGGCCCGCGGGCGCTGGTGATGGCCCGCTTCGTGCCGATCGTCCGGACGTTCGTCACCATCGTCGCGGGCGCCGGGAAGATGGACGCGCGCAAGTTCTTCCTCTGGACGGCGGTCGGAGCGGTGCTCTGGGCGCCGACGATCACACTGCTCGGCCACGCGCTCGGCAACGTCGAGTTCATCCACAAGAACCTCGAGGCCGCGCTGATCCTGCTGGTGCTCGTGTCGCTGATCCCGATGGTCGTCGAGTACTTCCTCGCCAAGCGCCGCAACCGCAACAAGTCAGGCGGCGCAGGCGGATCCGGCGCGGCGAAGCACGCTGCGCCGAAGCACGCCGTTCCCAACGACTGA